A genomic window from Candidatus Nitrosoglobus terrae includes:
- the prfB gene encoding peptide chain release factor 2 (programmed frameshift): MIEKNTVIQRINSLMERLKALRGYLDFAGKQEQLLEVERELMESSIWSQPERAQKLGQERAQLKAIVDSLTELREEITQAKELFELAVAEDDQSIAWEVTTELDAIEQHLTKLEFRRMFSGEMDSSSAYLDIQSGSGGTEAQDWANMLLRMYLRWGEKHGFKTELSEVSEGEVAGIKSATIHFEGEWAFGWLRTETGIHRLVRKSPFDSGNRRHTSFASVFVYPEIDERIDIEINSADLRIDTYRASGAGGQHVNRTDSAVRITHLPTNTVAQCQSERSQHQNKAHAMAQLRAKLYELEMRARQAQKQAAEEAKADIGWGSQIRSYVLDQSRIKDLRTNVEVGNTQAVLDGDLDLFIEASLKNGL, translated from the exons ATGATAGAAAAAAATACGGTAATACAGCGAATTAATAGCCTTATGGAGCGATTAAAGGCTTTACGGGGGTATCTT GACTTTGCAGGAAAGCAAGAGCAATTACTGGAAGTTGAACGGGAGCTAATGGAGTCCTCTATCTGGAGTCAGCCAGAGCGGGCGCAAAAACTGGGTCAAGAGCGGGCACAGTTAAAAGCTATAGTAGATTCATTGACAGAACTAAGAGAGGAAATTACCCAAGCAAAGGAATTATTTGAACTTGCAGTGGCTGAAGATGATCAGAGTATTGCTTGGGAGGTAACGACTGAATTAGATGCGATAGAACAACACTTAACAAAGCTAGAGTTTCGCCGTATGTTTTCAGGTGAAATGGATTCCAGCTCTGCTTACTTGGATATTCAGTCAGGATCTGGGGGTACAGAGGCTCAAGATTGGGCAAATATGCTATTAAGAATGTATCTGCGCTGGGGCGAGAAACATGGTTTTAAAACTGAGCTTAGCGAAGTCTCTGAAGGAGAAGTGGCTGGAATTAAAAGTGCAACTATTCATTTTGAAGGGGAATGGGCTTTTGGTTGGCTAAGAACTGAAACAGGGATTCATCGTTTAGTGCGCAAATCGCCATTTGATTCAGGGAATCGGCGCCATACTTCTTTTGCCTCGGTATTTGTTTATCCTGAGATAGATGAGAGGATAGATATTGAGATAAATTCCGCAGATTTACGTATTGATACCTACCGAGCTAGTGGCGCGGGGGGGCAGCATGTTAATCGAACTGATTCGGCAGTCAGAATTACTCACCTGCCTACTAATACCGTTGCTCAATGCCAAAGTGAGCGATCACAGCATCAAAACAAAGCTCATGCCATGGCACAACTTCGGGCTAAATTATATGAATTAGAAATGCGTGCACGGCAAGCACAAAAGCAGGCGGCAGAGGAGGCCAAAGCGGATATTGGTTGGGGTAGTCAGATTCGTAGCTATGTCTTAGATCAATCTCGGATTAAGGATTTGCGTACTAATGTTGAAGTGGGTAATACTCAAGCAGTATTAGACGGAGATTTGGATTTATTTATTGAAGCAAGCCTTAAGAATGGACTTTAG
- the lysS gene encoding lysine--tRNA ligase has translation MAEQEESDLIAQRRAKLADLRQQGNPFPNDFQRNAIANKLHAEYSHKSADELESKPLRVKVAGRMMTRRIMGKASFVHIQDMSGQMQLYIRSDSLIIGDYQEFKRWDIGDIVGAEGLLMKTQSGELSVRVDHLQLITKSLRPLPEKFHGLADQETRYRQRYLDLIMNEATRETFRRRSRIINHIRHYLVDRGFLEVETPMMQAIPGGALARPFITYHNALDMELFLRIAPELYLKRLVVGGFEKVFEINRNFRNEGLSTRHNPEFTMLEFYQAYATYEDLMNVTESMMRELAQTILGTTTITYQGEEYDFGSPFACMTLKESILHYHSNIRPEDLETLSTARKVADYLKIPLQKNYGLGKIQLEIFEKTIEPKLKNPTFITAYPTEVSPLARRNSADPFITDRFEFFVGGREIANGFSELNDAEDQAERFRLQLQDKEAGDLEAMPFDMDYICALEYGMPPTAGEGIGIDRVVMLFTDASSIRDVLLFPHMRPQERPVES, from the coding sequence ATGGCTGAACAGGAAGAAAGTGATCTAATTGCTCAGAGACGAGCAAAGTTGGCTGATCTTCGTCAGCAGGGAAATCCCTTTCCCAATGATTTTCAACGTAACGCAATAGCCAATAAGTTGCATGCGGAGTACAGTCATAAAAGTGCTGATGAGTTAGAATCTAAACCTTTGCGGGTTAAGGTGGCAGGTCGGATGATGACCCGACGGATCATGGGTAAGGCGAGCTTTGTCCATATTCAAGATATGTCAGGTCAGATGCAGCTTTATATTCGTAGTGATAGTTTAATTATAGGGGATTATCAGGAATTTAAGCGCTGGGATATTGGAGATATTGTAGGAGCTGAAGGTTTGTTGATGAAAACCCAGAGTGGTGAGCTTTCGGTTCGAGTCGATCATTTGCAGCTGATTACGAAATCTTTGCGCCCGTTACCTGAAAAATTTCATGGTTTAGCAGATCAAGAAACCCGCTATCGCCAGCGTTATCTAGATCTTATCATGAACGAAGCAACTCGAGAGACCTTTCGTCGGCGTAGTCGTATTATTAATCATATTCGCCATTATCTGGTAGATCGGGGGTTTTTAGAAGTGGAAACGCCCATGATGCAGGCTATCCCCGGAGGTGCATTAGCTCGGCCTTTTATTACCTATCACAATGCGTTAGATATGGAGTTATTCCTGCGCATTGCCCCAGAGCTCTATCTTAAGCGTCTTGTGGTTGGTGGCTTTGAAAAGGTCTTTGAAATTAACCGTAATTTCCGTAATGAAGGGCTTTCTACTCGCCATAATCCTGAATTCACTATGCTGGAATTTTACCAAGCGTATGCTACTTATGAGGATTTGATGAATGTTACTGAATCCATGATGAGGGAGCTGGCACAGACAATATTAGGAACAACTACAATCACTTACCAAGGTGAAGAATATGATTTTGGCAGTCCCTTTGCTTGTATGACTCTCAAAGAGTCTATTCTTCATTATCACTCCAATATAAGGCCAGAGGATTTAGAAACGCTTTCTACAGCGCGTAAAGTTGCTGATTATTTAAAAATTCCGCTTCAGAAAAATTATGGCCTAGGTAAGATTCAGCTTGAAATTTTTGAAAAAACAATAGAGCCTAAGCTTAAAAACCCTACCTTTATTACTGCTTACCCAACTGAAGTTTCCCCTTTAGCTCGACGTAATAGTGCTGATCCGTTTATTACTGATCGATTTGAGTTTTTTGTGGGGGGACGAGAGATTGCAAATGGTTTTTCTGAGCTCAATGATGCTGAAGATCAAGCTGAACGTTTTCGATTACAGCTACAGGATAAAGAGGCTGGGGATCTGGAAGCAATGCCTTTTGATATGGACTATATTTGTGCACTTGAGTATGGTATGCCTCCTACGGCAGGAGAAGGGATAGGTATCGATCGAGTGGTAATGTTATTTACTGACGCTTCGTCGATCCGGGATGTATTATTGTTTCCCCATATGCGGCCGCAAGAGAGGCCAGTGGAATCCTAG
- the recO gene encoding DNA repair protein RecO: protein MKVNLQPAYILSLRPYRETSALVEVFTQNYGRVGLVAKGVRQQRSKIAGLLQPFRSLLLSWVGRGDLVTLVSAEITDGDLTLVGEGLVCAFYLNELLLRLLSRYDPFEALFLVYTRSLLSLTNLQQRQQALRLFERDLLAHLGYGPLLQYEADTYQPIEAEQWYNYKAEKGPQRFHTEDLEGMRIQGRTLLNLAQGQLTDPVSLRESKYLLRWLLSFYLGSKPLKSQYLLKELRQFSNNDKKRAAHDHK, encoded by the coding sequence ATGAAGGTTAATCTCCAGCCTGCATATATCCTGAGCTTACGCCCTTATCGAGAAACAAGCGCCTTAGTAGAGGTTTTTACTCAAAACTATGGTCGAGTAGGTCTAGTCGCTAAGGGCGTAAGACAGCAGCGTTCTAAGATTGCCGGTTTATTGCAGCCATTTCGCTCTTTACTGCTCTCTTGGGTTGGGCGGGGAGATTTAGTTACTTTAGTCAGCGCTGAGATTACCGATGGAGATCTTACCCTAGTGGGAGAAGGGCTGGTATGTGCTTTTTATCTAAATGAGCTACTGCTGCGCTTATTATCCCGTTATGATCCATTTGAAGCACTATTTTTAGTCTATACACGCTCATTACTATCACTAACTAATCTGCAGCAGCGCCAGCAGGCTTTACGTTTATTTGAGCGGGATCTACTCGCTCATTTAGGATACGGGCCTCTGCTGCAATATGAAGCGGATACCTATCAACCTATAGAGGCGGAACAATGGTATAACTATAAGGCGGAAAAAGGCCCGCAGCGCTTTCATACAGAAGATTTAGAGGGGATGAGGATCCAAGGGCGTACGCTGTTAAATTTAGCTCAAGGTCAATTAACAGATCCTGTTAGCCTACGTGAATCTAAGTATTTACTGCGATGGTTACTGTCCTTTTACTTAGGTAGTAAGCCGCTAAAAAGCCAGTATTTACTAAAAGAACTTCGTCAGTTTTCTAATAATGATAAAAAAAGAGCCGCCCATGATCACAAATAA
- the pdxJ gene encoding pyridoxine 5'-phosphate synthase, whose translation MITNNTILLGINIDHVATLRQARGTRYPDPVQAAIEAEQAGADGITLHLREDRRHIQERDVALLKDILLSKMNLEMAVTEDMLVIAEKYRPEDCCLVPERREELTTEGGLDVVNQFDRIFEACTRLREAGIKVSLFIDPDPYQVEAATRALAPVIEIHTGHFANATNKVSYQQELQRITKAIAAGREAGLQINAGHGLNYYNVSTIAAIPDVVELNIGHAIVARALFIGIQPAVREMKRLMREARR comes from the coding sequence ATGATCACAAATAACACTATTTTGTTAGGGATTAACATTGATCATGTAGCTACGTTACGTCAAGCTCGGGGGACTCGATACCCTGATCCAGTACAGGCAGCAATTGAGGCTGAACAAGCTGGAGCTGATGGTATTACCTTACATCTTCGAGAAGATCGTCGTCATATTCAAGAGCGAGATGTAGCCTTATTAAAAGATATTTTACTTAGTAAGATGAATCTAGAAATGGCAGTTACTGAGGACATGTTAGTGATTGCTGAGAAGTATCGCCCCGAAGATTGTTGCTTAGTACCAGAACGACGGGAAGAGCTTACCACTGAAGGGGGATTAGATGTAGTGAATCAATTTGATCGTATCTTTGAGGCTTGCACTCGTCTCCGAGAAGCTGGAATTAAAGTTTCCTTATTTATTGATCCTGACCCTTATCAAGTTGAAGCGGCAACTCGGGCTTTAGCGCCTGTCATTGAGATTCATACCGGTCATTTTGCTAATGCTACTAATAAAGTAAGTTACCAGCAGGAACTTCAGCGAATTACCAAAGCGATAGCGGCGGGGCGGGAGGCTGGGCTACAAATTAATGCTGGGCATGGATTAAACTACTATAATGTGAGTACCATTGCCGCAATCCCTGATGTTGTTGAGCTTAATATTGGTCATGCTATTGTTGCTCGTGCTTTATTTATAGGGATACAGCCAGCTGTTAGAGAAATGAAGCGCCTAATGAGAGAGGCTCGGAGGTGA
- the acpS gene encoding holo-ACP synthase yields the protein MIFGIGTDIVQISRMMMLLERYGERFPQRILTSDEFKEFLLDKRPAHFLAKRFAAKEAAAKALGTGFRSGLQLRHIGVSHTKMGQPFLKWLGQADELIQFLGIDRALLSLADEKDYAVAFVTLLIGDSKKTKSLNLNPVEQI from the coding sequence GTGATTTTTGGAATTGGTACTGATATTGTACAGATTTCTAGGATGATGATGTTGCTTGAGCGCTATGGTGAGCGTTTCCCTCAGCGTATTCTCACTAGTGATGAATTTAAAGAGTTTTTACTGGATAAGCGACCTGCCCATTTTCTTGCTAAGCGTTTTGCTGCTAAGGAAGCCGCTGCTAAAGCCCTTGGCACAGGTTTTAGAAGTGGCTTACAGCTTCGCCATATTGGTGTTAGCCATACTAAGATGGGGCAGCCATTTTTAAAATGGCTGGGGCAGGCTGACGAGTTAATTCAATTTTTAGGTATTGATCGAGCATTACTTAGCCTTGCTGATGAAAAAGATTATGCGGTAGCCTTTGTTACTTTGCTTATAGGAGATAGCAAAAAAACCAAATCGCTAAACTTAAATCCAGTAGAGCAAATATAA
- the cysM gene encoding cysteine synthase CysM: protein MNYPSIENFVGHTPLVKLQRLSCGTNNTILVKLEGNNPAGSVKDRSAISMIHRAERRGEIKSGDTLIEATSGNTGIALAMAAAIKNYQMVLIMPESMSVERRAVMKSFGAKIILVSQDEGMEGARDLALEMQVQGKGRVLDQFSNPDNPQAHYEGTAPEIWHDTGGTVTHFVSAMGTTGTIMGVSRYLKAQNPNIKIIGVQPMEGASIPGIRRWPEAYLPKIYDPTRVDRIIDISQQEAEEITQQLAAQEGIFAGISSGGAVAASLRLAQEIKDSTIVTIICDRGDRYLSTSAFLS from the coding sequence ATGAATTATCCTTCGATTGAAAATTTCGTTGGCCATACCCCGTTAGTCAAACTCCAACGTCTATCCTGTGGGACGAATAATACTATATTAGTAAAACTAGAGGGTAATAACCCTGCTGGTTCAGTTAAGGATCGGTCTGCGATAAGTATGATTCATCGCGCAGAGCGGAGAGGGGAAATTAAATCTGGAGATACATTAATAGAGGCCACTAGCGGCAATACCGGGATTGCGCTTGCTATGGCTGCTGCTATTAAAAACTACCAAATGGTATTAATTATGCCAGAGAGTATGAGTGTAGAGCGGAGAGCAGTCATGAAGTCCTTTGGTGCCAAAATTATTTTAGTATCTCAAGATGAGGGAATGGAAGGAGCGCGTGACTTAGCCTTAGAGATGCAGGTACAAGGAAAGGGTCGGGTACTGGATCAATTTTCTAATCCAGATAACCCTCAGGCTCATTATGAAGGAACAGCCCCTGAGATTTGGCATGATACAGGGGGTACTGTAACCCATTTTGTGAGTGCAATGGGAACTACTGGCACAATTATGGGAGTTTCTCGTTATCTTAAGGCTCAAAACCCAAATATTAAAATTATTGGTGTTCAGCCTATGGAGGGCGCTAGCATTCCCGGAATTCGTCGCTGGCCAGAAGCCTATTTACCTAAAATTTACGATCCAACTAGGGTAGATAGAATTATTGATATTTCTCAGCAAGAAGCAGAAGAGATTACCCAGCAACTTGCGGCGCAAGAGGGGATATTTGCGGGGATTTCCTCTGGAGGAGCAGTTGCAGCATCATTACGCCTAGCTCAAGAGATAAAGGATAGCACGATTGTAACTATCATCTGTGATCGCGGCGATCGTTATCTTTCAACTTCAGCTTTTCTTAGCTAA
- the ribH gene encoding 6,7-dimethyl-8-ribityllumazine synthase: MKDKIKTITGSYYSTQNLRIGVVAAQFNEFIVVSLLDGAIDTLLRHGVAAKNIEIVRVPGAYELPLAVQAMARRGGFDGLVALGVVIRGVTPHFEYVAGECSKGLGIVSLQHNLPVGFGVLTVDTIEQAIERAGTKSGNKGVDAALSVIEMVDVLRQIHKLEGLEA; encoded by the coding sequence ATGAAAGATAAAATTAAAACGATTACTGGTAGCTATTATTCTACGCAAAATTTGCGGATAGGCGTTGTTGCAGCTCAATTTAATGAATTTATTGTCGTTAGCTTATTAGATGGTGCCATAGATACTTTACTTCGGCATGGAGTAGCGGCTAAGAATATTGAAATCGTTCGAGTTCCAGGGGCATATGAATTGCCATTGGCGGTGCAAGCTATGGCTCGACGAGGTGGATTTGACGGTTTAGTAGCTTTAGGCGTAGTTATTCGAGGGGTCACACCACATTTTGAGTATGTTGCTGGTGAGTGTAGCAAAGGTCTTGGGATTGTTTCATTACAGCATAATTTACCTGTTGGTTTTGGAGTGCTAACTGTCGATACTATTGAACAGGCTATAGAGCGAGCAGGCACTAAATCTGGAAATAAAGGAGTAGATGCGGCACTTTCTGTGATTGAAATGGTCGATGTATTGCGGCAAATTCATAAGCTAGAGGGTCTGGAAGCATGA
- the nusB gene encoding transcription antitermination factor NusB produces MSNSRSKARAAALQGLYQWQLTGQDISSIDTEFIIDQNLINVDKAYFQKLLSGVIQHQRELDSCIEPFLDRPINEVNLVEYAILRIGAFEFLFCADIPYRVVLNEAIELAKCFGAEHGHRYINGILDKVARKVRAAEFQARSQ; encoded by the coding sequence ATGAGTAATAGTCGTTCTAAGGCTCGCGCAGCAGCTTTGCAAGGCCTTTATCAATGGCAATTAACTGGGCAGGATATTAGCAGTATTGATACTGAATTTATCATAGATCAAAATTTAATTAATGTTGACAAAGCTTATTTTCAAAAATTGCTCAGCGGAGTGATTCAGCATCAGCGCGAGTTAGATAGTTGCATTGAGCCATTCTTAGATCGACCCATTAATGAAGTGAATCTAGTTGAATATGCTATTTTAAGGATAGGGGCTTTTGAGTTTCTTTTTTGTGCTGATATTCCCTACCGAGTAGTATTAAATGAGGCGATTGAACTTGCTAAGTGTTTTGGTGCCGAACATGGTCATCGTTATATTAACGGTATTCTTGATAAGGTAGCTCGTAAGGTTCGGGCTGCAGAGTTTCAAGCTAGATCCCAGTGA
- the thiL gene encoding thiamine-phosphate kinase, translated as MTIDEFSLINEFFTNCTHKRDDVSLAIGDDCALATVPLGYELAISIDTLIEGIHFTAAINPAALGHKALAVGLSDLAAMGATPAWATLALTLPRVDRIWLAQFTQGLSELAVNHGVQLIGGDTTRGSLAVTMQLHGFVPKGKALRRDKACVGDGIYVTGTLGDAGLALQARLKGRELMPENLFYAENRLDWPRPRVPEAQAIRSLAHAAIDISDGLAADLRHILNRSGVGAVIEMESLPLSQPLQSSLERIEALTLALTAGDDYELCITAPLQAYQQMQVLLSNFGCSLTFIGVITEGSDLRCCLKDGTIFTPQYEGYRHF; from the coding sequence GTGACTATAGATGAGTTTTCTTTAATTAATGAGTTTTTTACCAATTGTACTCATAAACGAGATGATGTAAGCCTTGCTATAGGTGATGATTGCGCTTTAGCTACTGTCCCACTAGGTTATGAGCTTGCTATTTCTATAGATACCCTAATTGAAGGAATACACTTTACTGCGGCAATTAATCCTGCTGCTTTAGGGCATAAAGCCCTAGCAGTGGGGCTAAGTGATTTAGCGGCCATGGGTGCTACTCCAGCTTGGGCGACTTTAGCACTAACTCTTCCTAGAGTTGATCGGATTTGGTTAGCACAATTTACCCAAGGGTTAAGTGAGCTTGCAGTAAATCATGGCGTGCAGCTAATAGGAGGGGATACTACCCGAGGTTCACTAGCGGTCACTATGCAATTACATGGATTTGTACCTAAAGGAAAGGCTTTGAGGCGTGATAAGGCTTGCGTAGGCGATGGGATTTATGTAACGGGTACTTTAGGCGACGCTGGACTCGCGCTTCAGGCACGTTTGAAGGGCAGGGAACTAATGCCAGAAAATTTGTTTTATGCCGAGAATCGTCTAGATTGGCCACGGCCCCGTGTGCCTGAAGCTCAGGCTATACGCTCTTTAGCCCATGCTGCCATTGATATCTCTGATGGTCTTGCTGCGGATCTGAGACATATCCTGAATCGTAGTGGTGTTGGGGCAGTAATTGAAATGGAATCTCTACCTCTTTCGCAGCCGCTGCAATCCTCTCTTGAGAGAATAGAAGCTTTGACATTAGCACTGACTGCAGGTGATGACTATGAGTTATGCATTACGGCTCCCCTTCAAGCTTACCAGCAGATGCAAGTATTATTGTCAAATTTTGGTTGTTCCCTGACATTCATTGGGGTAATTACAGAAGGATCAGATTTACGTTGTTGCCTGAAAGATGGGACAATATTTACTCCTCAATATGAAGGTTATCGTCACTTTTAA
- a CDS encoding phosphatidylglycerophosphatase A family protein, whose translation MAEFTVKSNLRRILTNPIYFLAFGFGFGLAPRAPGTFGTLPALPIYLWIQDWPLLWYILLVFILFLAGIWICQVTARDLEIKDPPCIVWDEFVGFLVTMIVAPSGGGWVWLLGGFIFFRLFDIWKPWPIYILDRRLSGGLGIMLDDVVAGIFAASMLVCFQWMIERLC comes from the coding sequence ATGGCTGAGTTTACTGTAAAGAGCAACTTACGTCGTATATTAACTAACCCTATCTATTTCTTGGCTTTTGGTTTTGGTTTTGGCCTTGCCCCTAGAGCTCCAGGTACTTTTGGTACGTTGCCTGCATTACCTATTTATTTATGGATTCAAGACTGGCCTTTGTTATGGTACATCTTATTAGTATTTATCTTATTTTTAGCGGGTATTTGGATTTGCCAAGTGACGGCGAGAGATCTAGAAATTAAAGATCCTCCATGTATTGTTTGGGATGAGTTTGTAGGTTTTTTAGTGACTATGATAGTAGCCCCTAGTGGTGGAGGTTGGGTATGGTTGCTAGGCGGGTTTATTTTTTTTCGCCTATTTGATATTTGGAAACCTTGGCCTATTTATATACTGGATCGTCGCTTATCAGGGGGGTTAGGGATTATGCTTGATGATGTTGTAGCAGGTATTTTTGCTGCCTCTATGCTTGTTTGTTTTCAATGGATGATAGAGAGACTGTGTTAA
- the glnD gene encoding [protein-PII] uridylyltransferase, with product MSHLIFQKLFAPITLSNQINTNKNPLPLFRSFLQEGIKSLKQSFLTGTPAADLLSLHAWLVDQILIQAYPLYMKSADHTTLIAVGGYGRGTLHPYSDIDILLLLEKEPDPILQDSISRFITFLWDIGLDIGHSVRTVEQCQEAARADLSFITSLMEARLIFGPKHLFKTLQKAISPKITWDSRQFFLAKRTEQTVRHHKYHDTAYNLEPNIKEGPSGLRDLQTIQWVLKRHFNTGSIDSLNLLQRGFLTSSEQKELLENQAFLWQIRYSLHTLANRSEDRLLFDYQIAIAKQLGYHDQGSHLAVEQLMKDYYRTARSIESLNEILLQLFEEEFFLINEKTNIRSINKRFQIRNGFIEATDSKVFNRVPSALLEIFLLLQKYPQYIKGIRASTARLIRENYSIIDDRFRAKLANRKLFIKIIRQPYGVARTLQRMNKYSILGVYLPVFGKIVGQMQYDMFHVYTVDEHTLFLIRNLRRFTLPKYAHEFPLCSEVFRYIPKPELLYLAGLFHDIAKGRGGDHSELGAKDALEFCLFHGFSLHDSRLVAWLVTHHLIMSMTAQRRDINDPEIIKEFAIKVGDETHLNHLYLLTVADIRATNPSLWNSWKDALLSKLYIATQQTLRRGLDHSIDKFDHIHDVQHKAQEILLGKGWTKQALNSLWSEIDIDYFLRHTPDEICWHAEALAQGSYHNEMPRSLVRIHNLEPSTVEVFIYAKAHRLIFTVTTSTMTQLDLDVLDARILTTRHGFILESFIVREVAAVNAGADLELRLREIQETLTQHLIDPDHTQPYRPRFISRKLKLFQFPTKISFSEDHRNHCTIMELITNNWPGLLSQISQALVNCQIQLTNAKITTLGTQVVDVFFIRNDENQPLTQEQQKQLAEMIYAYLKHAAANISSKK from the coding sequence GTGTCTCACCTTATTTTTCAAAAACTATTTGCCCCTATTACTCTCTCTAATCAAATTAATACAAATAAAAACCCACTACCCCTATTTCGATCCTTTCTGCAGGAAGGGATAAAATCACTAAAACAGTCCTTTCTTACGGGAACGCCAGCCGCTGATCTGTTATCACTCCACGCTTGGTTAGTAGATCAAATTCTTATCCAAGCCTACCCCCTTTATATGAAATCTGCTGATCACACTACACTAATTGCCGTTGGCGGATATGGAAGAGGTACGCTGCATCCTTACTCCGATATCGATATTCTTCTATTATTAGAAAAAGAGCCTGACCCTATCTTACAAGATAGTATCAGTCGCTTTATTACTTTCTTATGGGATATTGGTCTAGATATAGGGCATAGTGTACGTACAGTGGAGCAGTGCCAAGAGGCTGCCCGCGCTGATCTCTCATTTATTACTAGCCTTATGGAAGCTCGCCTGATCTTTGGGCCAAAGCATTTATTCAAAACTTTACAGAAAGCTATTTCTCCAAAAATCACTTGGGATAGCCGCCAATTTTTTCTCGCTAAGCGGACTGAACAGACGGTACGCCATCATAAATATCACGATACTGCCTATAATCTAGAGCCTAACATCAAGGAAGGCCCTAGCGGGCTACGGGATCTACAAACTATTCAGTGGGTACTAAAACGCCATTTTAATACTGGATCTATCGATAGTCTCAACCTCTTACAGCGTGGGTTTTTAACATCATCAGAGCAAAAGGAACTATTAGAAAACCAAGCTTTTCTTTGGCAGATCCGTTATAGCCTCCATACCTTAGCTAATCGTAGTGAAGATCGGCTTTTGTTTGATTATCAAATAGCCATTGCTAAGCAACTAGGCTACCACGATCAAGGATCGCATTTAGCGGTCGAGCAGCTCATGAAGGATTATTATCGAACTGCTAGGAGTATAGAGAGTCTTAATGAAATATTATTACAATTATTTGAAGAAGAATTTTTTCTCATTAATGAAAAAACCAACATTCGCTCTATTAACAAGCGCTTTCAGATTCGTAATGGATTTATCGAGGCCACTGATTCTAAAGTATTTAACCGTGTTCCTTCCGCCTTATTAGAAATTTTCCTTTTACTCCAAAAATATCCTCAATACATTAAAGGTATACGAGCTTCAACTGCTCGGCTTATTCGGGAGAATTACTCGATTATTGATGATCGCTTTCGTGCCAAACTTGCTAATCGTAAATTATTTATCAAGATCATCCGCCAGCCTTATGGAGTTGCACGCACGCTCCAGCGTATGAACAAATACAGTATACTTGGGGTCTATCTACCCGTCTTTGGCAAAATTGTTGGCCAAATGCAATACGATATGTTCCATGTTTATACTGTTGATGAGCATACTTTATTCCTAATCCGTAATCTACGACGATTCACTCTTCCGAAATATGCCCATGAATTCCCTCTATGCTCAGAAGTATTTCGGTATATCCCTAAGCCTGAACTACTCTATCTTGCAGGTCTCTTCCATGATATTGCCAAAGGACGCGGCGGCGATCATAGTGAGCTTGGCGCTAAGGATGCTTTGGAGTTTTGTCTCTTCCATGGGTTTAGTCTCCACGACTCTCGCTTAGTTGCTTGGTTAGTTACCCATCACTTGATCATGTCCATGACAGCTCAACGGCGTGATATTAATGATCCAGAAATAATTAAAGAATTTGCTATAAAAGTTGGAGATGAAACCCATTTAAACCATCTCTACTTACTCACTGTTGCAGATATTCGCGCTACTAACCCTAGTCTTTGGAATAGCTGGAAAGATGCTTTACTAAGCAAGCTCTATATCGCAACTCAACAAACATTACGACGAGGTTTAGATCATTCGATTGATAAATTTGATCATATCCATGATGTTCAACACAAGGCTCAAGAAATATTGCTAGGAAAAGGTTGGACTAAGCAAGCGCTTAACTCTCTATGGAGCGAAATTGATATCGATTATTTTCTACGGCATACACCTGATGAAATATGCTGGCATGCAGAGGCACTTGCTCAAGGAAGCTATCATAACGAAATGCCTAGATCTTTAGTACGTATCCATAATCTAGAACCTAGTACGGTAGAAGTATTTATCTATGCTAAAGCTCATAGGCTTATTTTTACTGTAACTACCAGCACTATGACTCAGCTTGATTTAGATGTTTTGGATGCTCGAATCCTAACTACTCGCCATGGCTTTATTCTAGAAAGCTTCATCGTTCGTGAAGTAGCAGCTGTCAATGCCGGGGCCGATCTGGAGTTGCGTTTGCGAGAAATACAAGAAACATTAACTCAACATTTAATTGATCCTGATCATACTCAACCTTACCGTCCTAGGTTTATTTCACGGAAACTGAAGCTATTTCAATTCCCTACTAAAATTAGTTTTAGTGAGGATCATCGTAATCACTGTACTATCATGGAATTAATCACCAATAACTGGCCAGGTCTCCTTTCACAGATTAGCCAAGCGCTAGTCAACTGCCAAATACAACTCACTAACGCTAAAATTACCACGCTAGGTACTCAAGTTGTCGATGTTTTTTTTATTCGCAATGATGAAAATCAACCTCTAACCCAAGAACAACAAAAACAGTTAGCGGAAATGATTTATGCTTATTTAAAACATGCCGCTGCAAACATTAGCTCTAAAAAATAG